From Salmo salar unplaced genomic scaffold, Ssal_v3.1, whole genome shotgun sequence, one genomic window encodes:
- the LOC106591662 gene encoding autotransporter adhesin BpaC-like has protein sequence MAVTFGLSLSVSWICCLLIGGITCFTLKGNSNGHHAYTGPEPTGSYAKASVVPSPNAKATGHNATSAEATGHNATSAEATGHNATSAEATGHNATSAEATGHNATSAEATGHNATSAEATGHNATSAESTGHNAPSSVKSGPGASAEASGASAEASGASAEASGASKKR, from the exons ATGGCTGTGACTTTTGGACTCTCGTTGAG TGTTTCTTGGATTTGCTGTCTGCTAATTGGAGGGATAACTTGTTTTACACTTAAAG GTAATTCTAATGGGCATCATGCCTACACTGGACCTGAACCAACTGGATCCTATGCCAAAGCAAGTGTGGTGCCTAGTCCAAATGCTaaagctactggccacaatgccacgtcagcagaagctactggccacaatgccacgtcagcagaagctactggccacaatgccacgtcagcagaagctactggccacaatgccacgtcagcagaagctactggccacaatgccacgtcagcagaagctactggccacaatgccacgtcagcagaagctactggccacaatgccacgtcagcagaaTCTACTGGCCACAATGCCCCGTCAAGTGTGAAGTCcggccccggcgcctcagcagaagcgtccggcgcctcagcagaagcgtccggagcctcagcagaagcgtccggcgcctca AAGAAAAGGTAA